In the Drosophila gunungcola strain Sukarami unplaced genomic scaffold, Dgunungcola_SK_2 000001F, whole genome shotgun sequence genome, one interval contains:
- the LOC128261805 gene encoding UDP-GlcNAc:betaGal beta-1,3-N-acetylglucosaminyltransferase 9 has protein sequence MVAVGNLHNTRMLRFLLVLIVVILTIFIYASYSTTGTLTASHLHSAASPPQQLVGVHPGRLPMEQVLVVNNTDKEYVPPAGVESAAKVATNRQSQQQPAEIHKKHPQHRLPTIDEDALLDGGSAGASPQVGGPEQTPNGMADELLEEQQYGQSVDGITGNINSSTNNNNSSSGDTLVVKQAIPAQSPQQQQTQSQVQPGLSDAELLIPTSNLQKFIENADKILKNITSNSSTGNGVAVPATGTDPNTDKGNQPDVAQLNLVDGPLEGPEMEAAKQEAESKVIQEIKEAKKEAAVPSPKSARPPVPVAKTTKSKIVAKEPPNAPVDPSKGVATEQLYEPGHLDEEVDAERICPRDGEFIKLLVLISSAMSHDAARMSIRQTWMHYGSRRDVGMAFVLGRGTNETLNKALTQENFIYGDLIRGNFIDSYNNLTLKTISTLEWADLHCPKAKYILKTDDDMFINVPKLLTFLDKHKDKRTIYGRLAKKWKPIRNKKSKYYVAVDQFAAGVFPSFTTGPAYVLTGDIVHELYVRSLKTVYLKLEDVFTTGIVAKSLNIKRVQANEFVNRRISFNPCNIRNAISVHMIKSNEQFDLWKKLLDQTTKCK, from the exons ATGGTGGCCGTGGGCAATTTACACAACACGCGCATGCTGCGCTTCCTTTTAGTCCTAATCGTGGTGATCCTTACCATTTTCATCTACGCCTCGTACTCGACAACGGGCACCCTAACAGCCAGTCATCTGCATTCGGCGGCATCGCCACCGCAACAACTAGTTGGCGTTCATCCCGGTCGGCTGCCAATGGAACAAGTGCTGGTAGTCAATAACACGGACAAGGAGTATGTCCCACCAGCTGGGGTAGAAAGTGCGGCAAAAGTAGCGACCAACAGacagtcgcagcagcagccagcCGAGATCCACAAGAAGCATCCGCAGCACCGGCTGCCCACCATCGATGAGGATGCTCTGCTCGACGGTGGCTCTGCCGGCGCCAGTCCCCAGGTGGGTGGCCCCGAGCAGACGCCCAATGGCATGGCGGATGAGCTgctggaggagcagcagtaTGGCCAGAGCGTTGATGGCATCACTG gcaacatcaacagcagcacgaacaacaacaatagcagctCTGGCGACACGTTGGTTGTCAAACAAGCGATTCCCGCCCAGTcaccacagcagcagcaaacgCAATCGCAGGTGCAGCCAGGGCTATCTGATGCGGAGCTCCTCATACCCACTTCCAATTTGCAGAAATTTATAGAGAATGCCGATAAGATTCTGAAGAACATCACCTCAAATAGCAGCACGGGCAATGGAGTTGCTGTCCCGGCAACCGGAACAGACCCAAACACGG ATAAAGGCAATCAACCGGATGTGGCACAACTCAATTTGGTGGATGGCCCTTTGGAGGGCCCGGAAATGGAAGCCGCAAAACAGGAGGCCGAATCCAAGGTGATCCAGGAGATCAAAGAGGCGAAGAAAGAGGCTGCAGTTCCATCACCAAAGTCCGCCCGACCACCTGTGCCCGTTGCGAAAACGACAAAGAGCAAGATCGTGGCCAAGGAGCCGCCCAATGCTCCAGTGGATCCCTCGAAGGGCGTGGCCACCGAGCAGCTCTATGAGCCGGGACATTTGGACGAGGAAGTCGATGCGGAGCGCATTTGTCCAAGAGACGGAGAGTTCATCAAGTTACTTGTGCTTATTAGCTCGGCAATGTCTCATGATGCGGCCAGGATGTCCATTCGGCAGACGTGGATGCACTACGGCAGCAGAAGGGACGTCGGCATGGCGTTTGTCTTGGGGCGCGGGACCAATGAAACCCTAAACAAGGCGCTCACCCAGGAGAACTTCATCTACGGAGATCTGATACGGGGCAATTTCATAGACTCGTACAACAACCTCACCCTCAAGACGATCTCGACGCTGGAGTGGGCAGATCTGCACTGCCCGAAGGCCAAGTACATCCTCAAGACGGACGACGACATGTTCATCAATGTGCCCAAGCTGCTGACCTTCCTCGACAAGCATAAGGACAAGCGAACCATATACGGCCGCCTGGCCAAGAAGTGGAAGCCCATCCGCAATAAGAAGTCCAAGTATTATGTGGCTGTGGATCAGTTCGCGGCCGGGGTGTTTCCTTCTTTCACCACCGGACCTGCCTACGTGCTCACCGGCGACATTGTGCACGAGCTTTACGTACGGTCGCTGAAGACCGTGTATCTAAAGCTGGAGGACGTGTTCACCACCGGTATTGTGGCCAAGAGCCTGAATATCAAGCGGGTGCAGGCGAACGAGTTCGTCAACCGACGCATCTCATTCAACCCGTGCAACATTCGTAACGCGATCAGCGTGCACATGATCAAGTCGAACGAACAATTCGATCTGTGGAAAAAGCTGCTGGACCAGACCACCAAGTGTAAAtag